In Cetobacterium sp. ZOR0034, the DNA window CAGGTTTTTTTGAATTTGCTCTTTTGAAAAACTGTTCTTTGGTTCTTAAAATATCATCTAATTCTCTTTCAGAAAACATTAAATGACAATGTAAATTTTTCTCACCATCTTTATTATGTGATTCATGTATTGCAAAGGAATATGGATGTTTATATCCTATTTCATTCTTTACAAAATTTTGAACAAGTTCGATACCTTGCTCGTGATTAAATTCATTCGGAATATTTAATTCTAGCTCTCTATATGAAACTCCATTTATTCGTTCAAAGTTATCAGCACTTTCCCAAAAATCAATTGCTGATGTTCCATCAATAATACAGTCCATATTTCCAGATTCTTTATATATTAAATCTTCTTTTGCTTTAGAATATTTGTTCTCTCTTAAAATGTACTCAGCATGAGCTTTAGCAACTCCTACTTTTCCTTTTTTGTAATGTAATCTATATTCTGCCATGCTAAGTACACCTCCTTTTCTTTTTAATCAAATTTTGAAAAAATTTACCTTGTTAATCAATCACATTTATGTGATGATTTCTACACGCAAGTTTCTCATTTATGAGAAACTGGTAAGCGTGCCTTTCTAATTTTTTAAATCCCGACCGAAGTCGAGATTTAAGTTCTAATCTCCGATTAGAAAAATTTAGAAAGGACTTTTTTTAGCTGATAAGCTGAAAAATGTTCTTTGATCTTTTAATGTTTTTTATCTTTTTTTATTTTGGTTTTTTATTTTTATTTTTTTAGTTTTTAGTGTTATTTTTTCATGGTATGATTTTAATTTTATATCGACACTAAATTTGTAGAAAAAACTTGAAAGTTATATAAAAACCTAGTATAATACTAATACTACATATTAGTATAAAATATGTAGTATTAAAGCTAACAAAAACAAGGACTTTGTCTGTTCTTGTTTTTTTTTATTTGACAATGCTACATTTAATTTAATTTTTTTATAAAAATATGTAGTATTAAAAAATATAACTTTGCTTCAACTTGAAATATAGTAAAAATACAATTATAATGATTAGATAACTTATAAGGAGAATTTTTCATGTTAAACAAAAAGGGTCAAGAAGTAAAACATATTCAAGAAGATGATCTAAAGAGAATTAGAGAATATTTAAAATTAAAAAATAAAATTGTACTTCTCTCATTTATCAATATTGGTGTCAATGTTGCTCTAAGAATTTCAGATTTAAGAAATTTACGATTTGAAGATATTATTGATGGAAGATATATTGAAATTAAAGAAACTAAAACTAAAAAAAGAAGAATTATCGCTTTGAACTCTGCTGTTCAAAAAAGTTTAAAAGAATTAAAAACATATTATAAATCAATTGGATATTCAAATACAGAAGGATATAT includes these proteins:
- a CDS encoding tyrosine-type recombinase/integrase, which encodes MLNKKGQEVKHIQEDDLKRIREYLKLKNKIVLLSFINIGVNVALRISDLRNLRFEDIIDGRYIEIKETKTKKRRIIALNSAVQKSLKELKTYYKSIGYSNTEGYIFKSLTRYNKKFLIDTPFTNNGVSKEFNKIKDMLNILYPIGSHSLRKTWGYTVYKKTKNIAIIMKALNHSSVEQTLKYIGVEQEDINNLYDEIII